The Kogia breviceps isolate mKogBre1 chromosome 4, mKogBre1 haplotype 1, whole genome shotgun sequence genome window below encodes:
- the ARRDC3 gene encoding arrestin domain-containing protein 3 isoform X2, which yields MVVPKAAIYQTQAFYAKGKMKEVKQLVANLRGESLSSGKTETWNGKLLKIPPVSPSILDCSIIRVEYSLMVYVDIPGAMDLFLNLPLVIGTIPLHPFGSRTSSVSSQCSMNMNWLGLSLPERPEAPPSYAEVVTEEQRRNNLAPVSACDDFERALQGPLFAYIQEFRFLPPPLYSEIDPNPDQSADDRPSCPSR from the exons ATGGTGGTGCCAAAGGCAGCCATTTACCAAACACAGGCCTTCTATGCCAAAGGGAAAATGAAGGAAGTCAAACAGCTCGTGGCTAACTTGCGTGGGGAATCCTTATCATCTGGAAAGACAGAGACGTGGAATGGCAAATTGCTGAAAATTCCACCAGTTTCTCCCTCTATCCTTGACTGTAGTATAATCCGTGTGGAATATTCACTAATG GTATACGTGGATATTCCTGGAGCTAtggatttatttcttaatttgccACTTGTCATTGGTACCATTCCTCTACATCCATTTGGTAGCAGAACCTCAAGTGTAAGCAGTCAGTGTAGCATGAATATGAACTGGCTTGGTTTATCCCTACCTGAAAGACCTGAAG CACCACCCAGCTATGCAGAAGTGGTAACAGAGGAACAAAGGCGGAATAATCTTGCACCAGTGAGTGCTTGTGATGACTTTGAGAGAGCGCTTCAGGGACCACTGTTTGCATATATTCAGGAGTTTCGTTTCTTGCCTCCACCTCTTTATTCAGAG atTGATCCAAATCCTGATCAGTCAGCAGATGATAGACCATCCTGCCCGTCTCGTTGA